Genomic DNA from Fimbriimonas ginsengisoli Gsoil 348:
ACGGGTCGCACGACAAGAACCTGTACAAGCGGGCCAAGTTCGAAGAGATGGTCGTCCAACAAATTCAGATGACTCAAAAGGTGATCAGCCTCGTCAGCCGGATCACATCCATCAAAGTCTCCGGAAGCAAAGCGACGGTCGGGTTGGATGGCGATACGACCCTCCTTCTCGGGATCGACAAGCAGGCGATGAAGCTGGTCGACCACAGTCACACGGTCGACGATTGGGTGCGGATAGGTAAGGAGTGGAAGCTCCGAAAAAGCATCCAGACCAAGTCCGACACGAAAATGTCCAAGCAATGAAATGCCCGATTTCCGATATGGTTGTTAGCGGATGATAAAATTCGGCGCTTTGGTCGCCTTGGGGCTGCTCGTTGGCTCGGCCCAGGCGGCCGACCTCAAGGGCGAGTTGCAACTGATTTATAGCCGCCTTGCCAAGGCCTCCAAAACGAAAGATATCGCCGCGATGCGGAAGATCTTCCTGCTACAGGGAACGCGGGATTTCATCTATACCGATCACAAAGGGCGTAAACAAAGCGCGACCGAAATGATCGACGATACGGAGTCGATGATGAAGCAGGTCGTCTCCTTCACTCGAGCCGATATGCATGTGGACTCGATCGCCGCCAAAGGAAAGACCCTGGAGGCGAGCGTCACCAGCGACTGGGAGATGACTCTAAAGGGACCGAACGGCAAGGTGCACGTCGTGGCGGGGACCGAGAAGCAGCTCGACACCTGGATATATATTCGTCGGGGTTGGAAACTTTTCCGAATGCACATCAAATCGTCCAAGGCGACCTTGGATGGCAAACCGATCCCAACCGACTAGAGCGATGCTTGGAAAAACCAGCCTCGGACAGCTCCCCTATCTTCGCGACTACACCTCTCGCCGGGCCAGTTCTTACGACGTAACCGGGGGGAACGAGGATTGGTGGACGATCCAGCCGGGTGAGCGCCGCACGATTCTGTCGGCGAACGTGGCCGGGTGTATTCGCCACATCTGGACCACGGTGGGTGGAGATGACGGCTATCTGCGTCGGGTGGTCTTGCGTTGCTGGTGGGATGGCGAGGACGCCCCGAGCGTTGAGGCGCCGCTGGGCGACTTCTTCGGAATGGGGCACGGGGTCCGGAAGAACTTTGCTTCTCTGCCGCTCCAAATGTCTCCTGCGGACGGCCGCGGCATGAATTGTTGGTGGCCGATGCCGTTCGACACCGCTCGAGTCGAGATCCACAACGAATGCGAAAACCCAATCAACCTCTACTTTTACATCGATTGGGAAGAGTACGCCTGCGAACCCCCTCCTCTTGCCGCCGCGGCAGACAAAGCCGGCCCACCAAAAGACCCTGACGCGAACGGGAGGAGGAGGGGGCAGGCGGTGGACGTTCCGGAAAAGCCCGCGCGGTTCCACGCCCAGTGGCGGCGAGAGAACCCGACGGAAGGTTGGCTCACCGAGAAGCTCGGCCCGGAGAACTACTTGCAGATTTGGCGCGAGCACCCGAACCTATCGGACAAAGAGAACTACACGATTCTCGAAGCGGAAGGGGATGGGATCTATGTTGGTTGCAACCTCAACGTCGACTGCTTCCAGCGAGAGGGGAACGATTGGTACGGCGAAGGGGACGACATGATCGTCATCGACGGCGAGCCGTGGCCGCCGCGCCTCCACGGGACCGGTACCGAGGATTACTTCAACACCGCGTTCGGCCCTTCGACCGAATTCTGCGCTCCCTACCATGGGATCACCCTTTACTCAGGAAACGACGAGTGGCCTTTCAAGGGGAAGAACTCGATGTATCGGTTCCATATCGAAGACCCGGTCCGATTTCGAAAGTCGATCCGGGTGTCGATCGAGCACGGGGAGGCCAACGCGCTCACGCTGGACATGAGCTCGACGGCTTACTGGTATCAACACGAGCCGCACAAGCCGTTTCCAGCGCTTCCGACGGTAGGAGAAAGATTGCCCCGGCCGTAATGGGCCGGACAAGCGCGAGCGAGCTCGCGCACTCCAAGGCGGCTGCGCCGCTTTAAGTCATCCATTCTTTGGCGAGGTCTTGTTCTTGACCTAGCAGTTGGAGGATCCGGGCTACTACCGTGTCGGCCAGCTCTTCTAGGCTTGCGGGGCGGTGGTACCAGGCGGGGCAGGCGGGCATGATCGTTGCGCCGGCCTCGGCGAGGCTCGTGAGATTACGCAGCATGATGAGGTTCCAAGGCATCTCCCGCGGAACGAGGATCAGGCGGCGCCTCTCCTTT
This window encodes:
- a CDS encoding glycoside hydrolase family 172 protein → MLGKTSLGQLPYLRDYTSRRASSYDVTGGNEDWWTIQPGERRTILSANVAGCIRHIWTTVGGDDGYLRRVVLRCWWDGEDAPSVEAPLGDFFGMGHGVRKNFASLPLQMSPADGRGMNCWWPMPFDTARVEIHNECENPINLYFYIDWEEYACEPPPLAAAADKAGPPKDPDANGRRRGQAVDVPEKPARFHAQWRRENPTEGWLTEKLGPENYLQIWREHPNLSDKENYTILEAEGDGIYVGCNLNVDCFQREGNDWYGEGDDMIVIDGEPWPPRLHGTGTEDYFNTAFGPSTEFCAPYHGITLYSGNDEWPFKGKNSMYRFHIEDPVRFRKSIRVSIEHGEANALTLDMSSTAYWYQHEPHKPFPALPTVGERLPRP